One region of Wyeomyia smithii strain HCP4-BCI-WySm-NY-G18 chromosome 3, ASM2978416v1, whole genome shotgun sequence genomic DNA includes:
- the LOC129728334 gene encoding uncharacterized protein LOC129728334, with protein sequence MGINSVYLFIFGVVFISFAVQMGFAIKCWECRSDSDPKCSDPFDNSTLSITDCRQVEPKEHLPGVRATMCRKIRQKVHGEWRYFRSCAFMGEPGIEGDERFCLMRSGTYNIFMEYCTCNSKDGCNSAAQYTPHLLYILGVSILSFIFNCLF encoded by the exons ATGGGGATAAATTcggtttatttattcatttttgggGTTGTGTTTATAAGCTTCGCCGTGCAAATGG GATTTGCGATAAAATGTTGGGAGTGTCGATCGGACTCCGATCCGAAATGTTCCGACCCATTCGACAATAGTACACTGTCTATAACGGACTGCAGGCAGGTTGAACCTAAGGAGCATCTACCGGGAGTTAGAGCCACCATGTGTCGTAAAATTCGCCAAAAAG TTCATGGCGAATGGCGTTACTTCCGGAGCTGTGCATTTATGGGTGAACCCGGAATAGAGGGAGACGAACGATTTTGTCTGATGCGAAGTGGAACCTATAATATTTTCATGGAATATTGCACGTGCAACAGCAAGGATGGCTGCAACAGTGCTGCACAGTACACACCTCATCTTCTATACATCCTCGGGGTTTCAATACtcagtttcatttttaattgtttattttaa